GCACAAACATAGTACTTAAGCAAACATTTAGCCCACCATTCAAATGTCTGAAGCGGGAAGCAAGGAAGCTGTGATTATCCAtacttagataaataaaacgaaatccagatagcatatttatttattttgttatttagttgATATTGCACAAAGAAATGTATTTCGCAtgctatataattttaacaatataaaaaatgtcataaatctattttaaaaaatgtacaaaaaagtcATGATTGAGTAACAActtgtagtattttttatcttcttcGAATGATTCTAAGATGTTTctgaaatacaaatataaaataggtaaacattaaaagctcatttatataacaaaaaaaaaactttgcgAATCCCGTTTTATATACCATATTCCCTAAAAACATGCATTTGAAaggaaaaactaaataaaagggCGTTCAAGAGTGATAATAACCCAAAACAAGCAGTTACAATACcacaaattacaatattaatttgacaatcttcttaatatatataaatgtcgtgtcacaatgtttgtcctcaatggactcctaaaccacttaaccgattataataaaattcgcacaccatgtgcagttcgatccaacttgagagataggatagtttaaatctcaaattatagtcgcaattttaatttattgctaattatttgtctgttattatttgacagtcacaattatctgttaactccaaatgattctaacagatgtcgatacctttcgactgggttgagtaagtaatcaatagatggcgctgctatggtaaatctaccaacgtgtcatataagcttattaactgcgcgcggacggagtcgcgggcgacagctagtatactataCTTGTCACTAaaccaataattttatacataaagcaaagataacaaaataaaatctgatTTTCGGCCAAGAGGACaccttttaaatttcatacttACCGTCAACTGATCTGACAAGTCGGCTGTGTGACATACCAGCGTCCTGCCATGTCGCAAAGTACTGTTTGAATGCAGCTGACTCTGTGCCTTGAGGAATCCTTGTCACTTggacctaataaaaaaaattcaaaacaagtCGTAACCGCAGTCAGAATCAATAAgtcttgtatttaaaaaaaaaacatttgccTTCCATCAAAGTAGGAATAAATAGGTTATTTTCATGctcgaaatatttttacattaagcttaaaaatatatatttgtttttattaacttaccCAAGACGGATAATTTTTGGATCTCAATAACTGTTGCGCTTTTGACGTCGCTTCTGTcttttcctaaaaaaaaaaaaaaaaaacagtaaatgtCACTTTAAAAACATGGCGGGAAAGTAAAAAGACATAATTCaagtactatttttaataattttattgattcatcgattaattattagattttgtttttaaataagtaaaatgtacttttaatgCGTATTAAATAAGGTataactttactaaaaaaaagtctACGAAACTTACAGATGCGACAGGGAAggaaaatcaaagatttttttgacgttttttatttaactagcttttacccgcgactccgtccgcgcggaataaaaaatagaaaacggggtaaaaattatcctatgtccgtttcctagttctaagctacctgcccaccaattttcagtcaaatcgattcagccgttcttgagttataaatagtgtaactaacacgactttctgactatatatatagatttactcACCCTTTTTGTAGCCTGTCTTCCGAGCCACACGTAAATACTGCCACTAACAGTGTCCAATATATAAGCTTcctaaaattcaataatatttggAGTGTAAacaacatttcaatttaaaagaaaattacgaaattaattttatatttaatacgaaaacaaaaaccattcatatttgtcaattttttaagagtaaaaaaataaatcgtatTTCCGGGAATAATTGagaactttgatttttttttaatttattaaggcattggatatcggtgtcctttagctcGATTTgagaaatttgttttttttaacaatttattaaggcTTGAGAACTTTGGGATTATCTGGGTTgccatattgttatttttcccCGATTAGTAAGGACTTCCTCTTGATAAAACAGATTAACGAATTATAGAGGTACAATTATTCTGAATTATTTACTTCTAATTAAGTaactaagtatttatttaacataattttattaacttacttGTGGCTTTAAATTTTCTTGTCTGAATGGCTTACGTAGAGGTGTTGCTACCAAAGATCCCTTGCTGTCCGATATCTCAGACAGAGTTACAGCATCTTCTTCATTCCTTTCGAAAGtctagaattaaaaagaaattagatTTATATGACGCTAAGGCAGTTAAATggctaaagattttttaaaatttcatttatgtaACCATTAAGTCACTGAAGTTACACAAATAAGggataataagataataaggGATCTTGGATCTTGGATAATCGAATCGACacaagcgagagtccaagggaccgcgatatttttctcgcttatagaggtttctctcttacacgagtttctcgcttatagaggtttctctcttacacgagtttctcgcttatagaggtttctctctttcacgagtttctcgcttatagaggtttctctcttacacgagtttctcgcttatcgaggtttctctcttaaacgagtttctcgcttatagaggtttctctcttacACGAGTTTCTCGCTTCTAGAGGTTTCTTTCTTAcacgagtttctcgcttatagaggtttctctcttacacgagtttctcgcttatagaggtttctctcttacACGAGTTTCTCGCTTCTAGAGGTTTCTTTCTTAcacgagtttctcgcttatagaggtttctctcttacacgagtttctcgcttatagaggtttctcgttTATCCTATATTCGATTGAATAAGGTAACAGTAAGTACataattagtattatttaaaataaaatattaacctgATCATCACCACCAGCACTTGCTTCGGGAACTATATCCCTAATACCTGAACCTAAAGCTGTAAAGTACTTCTGTACGTCCGTATCGCTTGAATATTGATCtggaataatatatattagttaaaatgtattctattcccaaaatatatatgttactaataaaaagaatagaaTATAGACCACTTTATGGACGACGAAAAAAtcgaattgtaaaaaaaagttagtcattttttttttataaatttttttttcaacttcattttcaatattataaattattgtttctaTAACTTTGttactaaatgtaaaattaatttaatgatagaGGGGGAAGGGATTGTCTCTTGAAACACAGGGCTTTGCCCTAATTCAGGAAACAAAGCTCCCCCATAATTGTGTATATGAGAGTTACAATAAAgcagatatttattattattatttatttaaggacGACTGATATTTTGCGAGCAATGGAAAACTATGTACGATTTCTAGTACTAATTGTTGTTAGTTGAAGTAGGGTCTGAGTTCTGAcaacttatataatattttcgtaATGAAACTGAATGGTTCGTTAGAAAGCTATGAGCTTTAAATCTATCCCTtctttgcttttattattttaatgtttcaatGCAGAAAATCCACAGTTATGTAACTGTCTTAAAAATCGTGCATagaaatatagaaaacttttttttacatcacactaatattacaaactagctgtcgcccgcaactccgtccgcgcggcattaaaaaaaacttaataaggtaatctatgtgttcttccagactatgttctattaaatatattatagatctgttgagtcgttccggtgatacattcaaacaaacacccatccatccatctaaacattcgaatttatatagtatgatgtgaaagtttaaatggctttacggatcttgatgaaatttggcacagaagtataacatagtctggagcAACACATAGActaacttattaagttttttcaatGCTACGGAAGCGAAAGATTAAGCAACCGTTGCccagacatccgcaattgcagatgcgttgcctacctttaatcaacgaagaAGACGTATAGTAAGATAAGTTAGTGAACGACATATTTAAgaacaatttcaaatataataccatttttacaaaaatgagGAAATTAGAAACCAAAAAAGACGCTTGTACTCTTAAATAACACTCACCAACAATATCAACTTTGCCTCTACCATTATGGTCTTGATCTCTGACCTGGTTGGCGAAAGATATTGCCTTCAGTCTTTCTTTATGATTGGCACTGTCACCAACGTATACATAAATATCGTTATTTATATCTAACACGAAACAATCTCCTTTATTCATTGAAGCAATTAGAGGATCCACCTGAAATACGATGTCATTTTGTAAACTCATGTCTAAGATGTGTCTGAATATATAGTCTCAAtctaaatattacattgacTCAATTTTCTAATCGTTTTGGGAACGGACATCTGATTATTTGTTCGTGGGTTCCAGTAAACTTGTGAACTATATCTAATCACAAGTCTAAAACTTAGATTGGTtagaagaaatattaataaatttcaaataatctattaacattaaaaaaaaaaaacttgagaggtgtgttgggacacccggatggaacgaagttcctttcaattaattagtgaaggaaccaatgtttattctatgaataaaaaacttaagtcttcacaagaagtacattttatttctatgagttttcgttatatattgtgacgtcgttg
This genomic stretch from Papilio machaon chromosome 29, ilPapMach1.1, whole genome shotgun sequence harbors:
- the LOC106713424 gene encoding gelsolin-like isoform X2, which codes for MRSLFIWALLALFVCVQSRTTNVQQPITAQITSLTDKDARRKASVHPAFSNAGRQAGVEVWRIVDFNPVAVAQNDIGKFNKGDSYIVLKTTADKKNNLSWDIYYWIGSESTQDESGAAAILTVGLDDKFNGAAIQHRETLGHESQQFQSLFRPAIRYIEGGAASGFNHVVTNPGAEKRLFHIKGKKNIRVRQVDPLIASMNKGDCFVLDINNDIYVYVGDSANHKERLKAISFANQVRDQDHNGRGKVDIVDQYSSDTDVQKYFTALGSGIRDIVPEASAGGDDQTFERNEEDAVTLSEISDSKGSLVATPLRKPFRQENLKPQEAYILDTVSGSIYVWLGRQATKREKTEATSKAQQLLRSKNYPSWVQVTRIPQGTESAAFKQYFATWQDAGMSHSRLVRSVDETS